Part of the Pseudodesulfovibrio mercurii genome is shown below.
CACGCACATCGGTCCGACCATCCGGGGCGGATGGGCGCGCAAGGTGGTGGACGAGGTCAACGGGCTCGAGCCCGACATCATCGTGCATACCGGCGACCTGGTGGACGGGGCCGTGGACGGGCTCAAGGCGGACGTGGAGCCCTTCGGCGACCTGCGCGCCCCGCACGGGGTGTGGTTCTGCACCGGCAACCACGAGTATTATTCCGGGGTCTTCGAGTGGCTCGCCGAGACGAGGCGGCTGGGCATGCGCCCGCTGATCAACGAGCACGCGGTCATCGACACGGGCCGGGGCAGGCTGCTGCTGGGCGGGGTCACGGACCTGCGCATGGGCGGGTCCGTGCCGGGCCAGGCGTCCTCGCCGTCCAGGGCCATGGCGGGCGCTCCGCCGCACGACGTGTCCGTGCTCCTGGCTCACGAGCCCGATTCCGTGTACGGCGCGGCCGAGGCGGGCTTCGACATCCAGCTGTCCGGGCACACCCACGGCGGGCAGTACTTTCCGTACAACTACGTCATCCACCTCTTTCAGACCTTCGTGCGCGGTCTGTACGTGCACGAGGACACGCTGCTCTACGTGAACATGGGCACCGGCTACTGGGGCCCGCCCATGCGCATCGGCACCGCCCCGGAGATCACCCTGCACACCCTGCGACGGGCCTAGACGAATCAGGGGGAAGGCCCCCGCGGCCTTTGCGAAGCGGATAGGGTCGCGCCGAAGGCGCCTTAGTGGGATGCAAGGGTGCGAACCCTTGCCCACCGGAGGCGAAGTCACCCGTCCATCGCCGCGAAACGGCCTTCATGTCCTGATTTCTCTCACTCTCGACAAAAAAAGGGCCGACGCACGCAATGCGCGCGTCGGCCCGTTGCCGTTCGTGCCGTTCGATCAGGCCCGTTCGCGTCGGCGGTTGCGCGGCCGGTCGCCGTGCATGAGCCACGCGCCCGCCACCAGGATGAGCAGGGACAGGACCAGGAAGTGCAGGAACATGGTCTTCTGGATGGCCCCCCAGATGATGTACAGGGAACCGGCCCCGGCCAGGCAGGGGCAGGCGTAGCGGTTGAAGGGGCCGAGGTCGGTGAAGGTCTTCATGACCCAGACGTAGAGGGAGATGTAGATGACGTAGAGGAAGGCGATGGGCAGCTCGGAGATGTCCATGAAGTTGCCCCACCAGCCCGCGAAGTTGCCGTACCAGACCAGGAGCCAGAAGCAGGAGAGGACGTAGCCGATGACCGCCGATAGGGTGGTGCTGTTGGTCAGGGGATTGACCTTGCTGAACAGGTCCGGGCGCGGGCCCAGGCCGCGCGAGGCGATGGAGAACATGCCGCGCGCCGAGCCCATGATCAGGCCGTTCAGGGTGCCCAGGCAGGAGATGATCACGAAAACCGTGAGCAGGGTGCCACCCAGGCGGCCGAAGATGAGGGCGATGACCCGCACCGGGGCCGCGTCGCCCTCGGCCAGGACCTGCTCGTTGGTCAGCACGCCCGAGATGCCCAGGTAGTAGAGCATGTAGATGCAGACCACGGCGATGGTCCCGACCACCAGGGCGCGGGGCAGGGTGCGCCTGGCGTCCTTGAGCTCCGCGTTGATGACCGTGGCGATGATCCAGCCCTCGTAGGCGAAGGCCGTGGACAGGGTGGCCAGGGCCAGGCCGCCGCCTCCCTGGGACACGGTCCTGGCCGCGGTGGTGAAGTTTTCCATGGTCATGCCCGAGTGCATCCCGGTGATGGTCCCGACCACGGCCACCAGGGCCAGGGGGATGAGCTTGATGACGGTGGAGGCCACCTGCCACCGCCCGGCCAGGACCGGCGAGAAGTAGTTGAGCAGGAAGAAGGCCGTCAGGTAGCCCCAGGCCAGCGGCCACAGGGCGCCCTCCACGCCCATCAGTCCCTGGGTGTAGTTGGCCGAGACCCAGGCCAGCACGGCCACCAGGGTGGGATAGTAGATGAAGGTCATGAACCAGGCCACCATGTATCCGGCGTTTTTGCCGTAGGCCTGTTCGAAGTAGTCCACCACGCCGTTGATCTTCTGGATGCGGGTGGCGATCTTGGAGAAGACGTAGGCGGTGACGACCATGATCACGCCGCCGATGAGCCAGGCGGACAGGGCCGTGGGCAGGCTCCCGTTCGAGGCCTCGAGCACGTTGTCCGCCTTGAAGAATACGCCCGAGCCGATGACGATGCCCACGACCATGGCGGTCGCGGTCCAGAATCCGTACTTTTTTTGTAGGTTGTTCATGATGATATTGGGTCGCCCTGTAGGGCCGTATAGGGGGTTTGCGATAGCTGCCCGTCCTTCCCTTTGACCGCACCTCCTGCGGCGACGGGCCTTGGACCCATTACCGCCCCGGCCCGGTTACGTCCAGCCCTTTCCCGCATCCGTTCGGCTCGACCGCGCACGGCCGGGCACGGCGCGCGCATTGTCGCTTGACTCCCAGGTCAACATGACCTAAATCCAATTGGTCCAACCAATTTTGCGAGGCGTATCCATGGAAGCCAGACCAGTGAGCAGAAAGAGCATATCCGGCGAGATCGTCAGCCAGATCAGGGAGATGATCGATCACGGGCGGTTGCAGCCCGGCGACCGGCTGCCTGCCGAGCGCCGGCTGGCCGAGCAGTTCGGCGTGTCCCGCACCACGGTGCGCGAGGGCATCAAGATCCTGTCAGAGTCCGGGTTGCTGACCAGCCGCCAGGGCGCGGGGACCTTTGTCAGCCGTCCGGACGACGGGAACCGGGAGGGGGCGCTGATCGAGGCGGTCCTGGCCGGGAACTACGGCCTCCAGGACGTCTTCGAGGTGCGCAAGATGCTCGAGCCCGAGATCGCGGCCCTGGCCGCGCGCAACGGCTCTCCGGACGCCAAGACCCGGCTCGAGGCCATCATCATGGAGCAGGAACAGGCCATTGCGGACGGCGAGAGCGGGGCGGGCATCGACCACCGCTTTCACCAGGCCCTGGCCGAGGCCTCGGGCAACCCTGTGTTGCGCGAAATGGTCACGGCCCTGCATGAGGGGTTCTCGCGCAGTCGGGCCGAGGAGGTCCAGTCGCCCCGGCGGGCCAAGGCCTCCCTGGCCGCCCACCGGGCCATCGTGGAGGCCGTCAGGAACGGCCACGCCATGCAGGCCGAGCGGGCCATGCGGGAGCATCTCGACGAAGTGGAAAGAATCATCTTTGATAATCAAAGAGGAGTATACTCAAGGAGATAGCGATGAAGGAAATCAAAGAGAAAGCACGAGAACTGATGAAGGGATTCTGCCGAGTGTGCAAGGTCTGCGACGGCAAGGCCTGCGCGGGCGAGGTGCCCGGCATGGGCGGCCTGGGCACGGGCGCGTCCTTCAAGGCCAACGTCGAGGCCCTGGAGGGCTTCCGTCTGAACATGCGTCTGCTGCACGACGCGGCCGAGCCCGACACCTCCACCACCCTGCT
Proteins encoded:
- a CDS encoding FadR/GntR family transcriptional regulator, with the protein product MSRKSISGEIVSQIREMIDHGRLQPGDRLPAERRLAEQFGVSRTTVREGIKILSESGLLTSRQGAGTFVSRPDDGNREGALIEAVLAGNYGLQDVFEVRKMLEPEIAALAARNGSPDAKTRLEAIIMEQEQAIADGESGAGIDHRFHQALAEASGNPVLREMVTALHEGFSRSRAEEVQSPRRAKASLAAHRAIVEAVRNGHAMQAERAMREHLDEVERIIFDNQRGVYSRR
- a CDS encoding metallophosphoesterase, with amino-acid sequence MGYWFIIVMTVSTLLVLYLGWRLINPLHIGIKRKLTLWFLLALLLFGHRLTWMLHRTDRVQLVACDSIDWIGFTFLGFISILVVFMLARDIPSLFGRTVSGVKRLFVRRSRRPYFMGPDRDRRRFLLNASNGLFLAAALPMAGFGVYNARRRPTVIKNDLPVPGLPDGLDGLTIAQISDTHIGPTIRGGWARKVVDEVNGLEPDIIVHTGDLVDGAVDGLKADVEPFGDLRAPHGVWFCTGNHEYYSGVFEWLAETRRLGMRPLINEHAVIDTGRGRLLLGGVTDLRMGGSVPGQASSPSRAMAGAPPHDVSVLLAHEPDSVYGAAEAGFDIQLSGHTHGGQYFPYNYVIHLFQTFVRGLYVHEDTLLYVNMGTGYWGPPMRIGTAPEITLHTLRRA
- a CDS encoding APC family permease, yielding MNNLQKKYGFWTATAMVVGIVIGSGVFFKADNVLEASNGSLPTALSAWLIGGVIMVVTAYVFSKIATRIQKINGVVDYFEQAYGKNAGYMVAWFMTFIYYPTLVAVLAWVSANYTQGLMGVEGALWPLAWGYLTAFFLLNYFSPVLAGRWQVASTVIKLIPLALVAVVGTITGMHSGMTMENFTTAARTVSQGGGGLALATLSTAFAYEGWIIATVINAELKDARRTLPRALVVGTIAVVCIYMLYYLGISGVLTNEQVLAEGDAAPVRVIALIFGRLGGTLLTVFVIISCLGTLNGLIMGSARGMFSIASRGLGPRPDLFSKVNPLTNSTTLSAVIGYVLSCFWLLVWYGNFAGWWGNFMDISELPIAFLYVIYISLYVWVMKTFTDLGPFNRYACPCLAGAGSLYIIWGAIQKTMFLHFLVLSLLILVAGAWLMHGDRPRNRRRERA